The following is a genomic window from Patagioenas fasciata isolate bPatFas1 chromosome 1, bPatFas1.hap1, whole genome shotgun sequence.
TGCTGGCAACTAATGCAGTGGTTTTACTACAGTGAGATGTGTCTTCATATGCAATATAGCTGTGTGTCTTCTGCATCATTGTAAAATGACATGAAGCTGTTTCCTAGATATGCCTCCAGTTAATGCATACGTAtacagatgcatataaaatatctCATACTGAATAGTTAGCATGAGCTATTTTGTCatttgaaatgaggaaaaaacataatAACCAGTGAGGATATAGATATTTGAGGTTACTGTTGAGTCAATTTTCTTGCTCTGCAGAAAAAGGAAGTGGAAGTGATGGGTGGGTGGGCAGGCATGTGATGATCAGCAAGCAGAGAAATGTGAGGATTCATTAAGAACTAACTGTATCAACAGTACTCTTTCTCAATAACAGAAATATGTCAAATTTGGGTCCTGATCATGCTCCAGTTTGTATTGTTTCAATTTGCCAACATATGTTTTCCATTCGGTTATACTACAATAAATTTTCCAATACTGTCCATGAAAAATAACTGCATCATATTATTAAGGCAAAACAGTTACTGTGCTCTCCCACAGACTTGACAACAGACTGAGAGAGATAAAAAGAtacagagaaagagggaaagggagatGGAAAGGACTTGtcggaaattattttaattataagGAATGTATGAACAGAAGTTAATACAATTttagactattttttttccttacacatTATGCAGTATAAACCAAATAACCAAAAAAATCACTGTTAAGGACACATAGAGGAACACTTGGAAATGAGAGGGAAAGAACATAAAGTCGCAAGGCAACGAGGTATTAAGTGCTCTTTGAATTACATCCTGATTAGTTCATCTTTCATTTAGATAGCCTTAGGGTCTGCAGAATTTCCCTTGTCCTTCAGTCTCCACCTCTGCTCATCCTTCTCAAGGTCATGCTTAGTGAAATGGCAACTCTACCTCCAGCCAAAGACAATTAGCTAGGAGGATTGCTGAAGAAGTTTAGTCTCTCTTGTGCCAAGATTGTCTTCAAACATTTGGCTGTGCCCTTTGCCCTGCAGCTGAATCAGAACGCTCTGGGTATGAGAAACCGGTTGAGCCTTGTGGCCAAAAGTGTGAGCTTTATTTTTCCCAATGAAACAACACAAAAGAGCACCTGGGAGTCTGCAGCAGGTTGCCTCATGGAAGGACAGTCTGGACCGGAGAGTTTGACTGGTGGGGGAATCCACACTGCCCCTCTTTAGTGCCACAGTGCAAGATCCTACAGGTGGAAGATCTCTCTGCTGGAACTCTCTGGGGACAGCCTGGCTCCTCCTGAGGGAGGACTGCTTGGGGCAGGATTTaggtctgagcaccctgagctgctcccTCTTAGTTCTGGCATGCAGTCCAGCTGCCCACAGAGGGGGCAAGTGAAGCATCTGCCCTTTTCCCTTGCTCCTCACTTATTCATAGTATCACCCACAATAGTTCAGAGTGCCTAGAGACTAGGAAAGGAGagcttttcttattatttttgagAAGAACTGGCTAATCGAAGAGAAACAACTGCTTTCTCAATATACATTATTAAGTTGCTCATTGCATGTAAAATTACTAACATAAGAAAATACTTGAGAACAGTGCCAGACTTGGACTGTCAGTTAATTATTTTGTTCCTGAGAATAGAATACTACTTTGAGAAAACATGTTTCTTTTGTCCTCGTAGGTTCCTCTTTCTTTAGAGCTAGTTGTGTTTTTAGCTTGCCTTTGAAGTTCTGTTTCTTGaggtttgtgggatttttttcctttcaatataTAAACCATAATCTTTCTGTGAGATTTATCAACTGACTTTAGTATGCTGttgacagaaaaaaaggaaaatgctgttGTTTGAAGCATCCTTGTCGTGGTCCATGATATTaaaatttaggtttttttttttttttttctcaaagctgAAGTTTTTgggatataaatatatacatacgtaTAAACTGCTCTAGGATTGGTGTCTTTAATGAAAGGGCAGAGTCTCGGAAGGTCTTAGCTGCTGCAAGGCTGAGCTCCACCACAAATACTGCTTACAGAGGTGGTTGCTCCTCTTTCTCTGTCAGCTGCTGAGCTGTCCCCATGCTGGCAGTTACTCTGGGACCAGAGTTAGAGCCAGAGGCGGTACACATCGCCCCTCAGAGCTGATGCATACACACATGTACAGTCACATCAGTCTCAAGGAATTTCAAACCCGTAAATGTCTGTAGGCCAGAAGATTAGCTTTCCTGCCAAGCACTTTCTATAACTGGATGTCACTTCAAAGCAGGATTTCATTCATATCCAGCCATAGGAAGCTGAAGTAGAGTTTGGGAAGAAGCACTATTATTATTAGAGGAAATCTGTTGTCTTTGATTCACTCCTTAAATGCATGTGACAACTGTGACTGAGAAGTATTTTACAGACACTGTTTCTGGTCCTTAAGAATGTGTTTAGTAAGCATTGCCAACTCTTGAAATATTATTCCATTTCTTAGTTGGAAAAAGTGAGAAAATAGGATGTGCATTGTAGAGGATAAGTATCACACAACTAAAGTCATGTCATGTCATAACTTATTCTTTATGTGCATCACTTACTCTGGAACATGTTTCGCAATGCACTTCCAAGTGCAGCATGTCCCTCTCCGAGCCACCACTGAACTGAGTTGACATGCCCACCTACAACTGACTGGCAGAATCCTCACCCTTCCCCTTCTTTACAAATGCacatcaaaaccaaaaaccaacatgGTCACCCACATGAGTGGCTTCATTTTTACTCAATGCCTGTTGCTAGAGTGGGCCTTGTGTAGAATCACAGGAGATATCCAAtgtgaaaaaacagaaaatgtggTACCAGCAATATCACAAGGCTGGAAGCTAAAGCCACTATTTGCTGCTTCCTTTTTCACCACACTGGTGACTAAGTTTCCTGGAGTTAAGTATAGGCTATACATCactgctccttcctcttcttgCAGCAGCCTGAATTGCTGGTTGGATCTCAAAGATGAATAGTCCAGCTCTGGTATTTTGATGAGCTGATGCCACTGCTGCATGAAGTGTGTTTTAGGACATAATAGCTTCTGTCACAGTGACACTGCAGAACATCTGAGACAAATATGTGAGGTGAGAAATGACAATGAATTATGGAAGGGCTTTGAGATCTGTTATTCCAAAGGAACAAGGGTCAATAGAATCTTTTTTTGGAAGTTCTCACTTTTGCATCAGGAATGGGAGTTTGAGATAGATAAAGAAGAGCACAGCTTAGTGATTAAGCTTCTCCTAGATTAATACTAAAACTAAAAATAAGTCATAGTCCAAGATAATTAGGTTATTAGGTTAAGAGATTTTATTATAAACAGAATACAGCATTCAGCTATGATGTTCAAGAGCATAAGCTTGTATGAATATAATTCTTCCTTGTAGACTTGTGGATCTCAAGTGTTCTGGGTAAAGGATGAGGAAGAATCATctgcaaacaagaaaacaaaaaaataaggcaaaaactCTATTGTTTTATGTTTCAGGaactttttctttgttcttgtaCACTGGGAGatgtcagtaaaaaaaaaaaaaaacaaacagatttcAATTGAGTTCTTCAGTTAGCAAAAAATAGGCATAAAAATAGGGCAGGAAAAGAAGTCATTCACAAAGAAGGTCTCATTGACAGTTTCTCTCTTTGATTGAAAAGTACTACATCTGCAGGAAAACACAAGAATGGGCATGTGTGTTTTTAAGCAACACGTATTTCCAGAACCTTTCACTCTTGTGGAATCTTAATGAAATATTGAGAAAATACATGATGTCAGAGTTGCAGATATTACTATGTAGAGTATGATATAGATAAAGCCAACAGCTAAGACAGTAAGGCTGTAACTTAGcttgtaaaatgaaataaaatattcagaaaaagctTTAGAAACGAAAAGCAGAAACCTTCCATTTTACAAGCTTACCACTTTTCCATAATTACATAAATATGTTGCCACTCCTTCAATAATCGCACTGCTTGAAAAAGACTGAAACTTTATGTCCTTAAATGTTTCTGAATTTGCATGAGAAAAGATGGTTTTGATTTTGGGGatgtttctcttaaaaaaatcctCAGTTATCTAGGTCTGCTTTTGCTCAGAATTTTAGCATTAGCAATATGCCTCAGTGAcaataaaggaaggaaaataaaatacagagacATATGGCCATGGTTTTAGGTTAGTGGCTATTCTGATACCACTTTGTTGGCTCAGGACTCTGTATCTTGAACAAAGATACCCTCctaccaaagcaaaaaaaaatacaccgCAGTTTTATAGAACTTAGTAGGTCTTCCTACTGTCTCACACTTTGTACACCCAAACTAGGAATTTCTCACCAGGTACACATTTGATTGTCAATTTTGGTGACTTTTCTAATTTTCCCACTTACGCTCGTGGAGATAATGGTGGATTAATGTGTATGTCTTTCACATTTAGACACACAATTTATCTTCCCATATTAGGAAGCCTACTTCCATATATATTCAATGAAGTTGAGCTCCTCCAGAGGCAACTGAGAGGAATTATAAACCAAATGACCTAAATGTCTTCCTCAGAGCAAGTGGAGAAATTTGTCTTGTACCTGATTTTTTTCAGGTGAACAGCCTGTCACAGACCTTATTTCTAGAGGCAGATATTTTCAGAACAAGACTGAGAAAATGAAAGGGCAGGGATTATTCAGAAGACAACAAAATGTATTCACTGTTTTGGAGAGCCTATTGCCTCAAAATGTGATCTACTACAAACCAAGGGCTCCTGATCTTCAGAGCTTTTTGAAAGATGTTATGAAATTCCTTTACAGGATATGTTTGCTACATAGCACCCCGACTTTATTGCAGAACAATGTCCTAAGCAAGCTAATGTTATGTTGAAATTAGACCTGCTctgacttccagaggtcccttctaacatAAATTATTCTCACAGGGAGACACCTGAAAGTTCCTTCTATCTCAGTTCTTAAAAACAGGAGATCAAAGATACAGAAGAGGATTTTATATTCATATAAATCTATGCTATAAATAAGGATGTTTCTTGCCAGTTTTCATTGATTATACTTCTTGTGCTACAATAACGATAGTAAACAGTGCATTTTCCTGCTGATTCCACAAGGACAGTAAAAACTTGATAAATTTGCCAGTATTCCtcatcctttctcttctttctccttcttccacTCCATGTGTGGTCTTTCCACACCACATAGACTGAATACCATGTCTATCCATTGTCTGGTACAATTTCCTTACAGGAAAACAAGAACTGATGAAGAACAGCTCTGGTCATCACAGTTGGTGTTTACAGTATTTCAGATATTTTGATGTCCACAGGACATAGTCATTCAAGACCAACTTGCCACTGACTGCATGTGTAAACCTGAAGCAGCAGTCACCTCACCTAACAAAGTAGCTGCAGTGCACATACCTACATCTGAGCTGGTCACCATGGGAATCCTTCACAGATAGCAGGGAGAAATCCTGGTTTTGCATTGCAAGTACTTTGGCCCATCTTAAGCCTCTGCAATAGGATAAGTGATAGCCATAAAATGTCTCTATCATCTCACATCTGAATGCAGAATGACACATCAACCTTTAGATGTCTACATTTAGGTTAGCTGAATGCCCTTACCTCTTGCTCCTCATCGACCTCACTCCAGATCACAAGCTATACCATAGTGAAACCCTGAGGTATGGACACCTCAGGACTCTTCAGTGATTGGTAAATTCAAATACTACTACACCAACCAGGCAAGTAAGCTCCAAGATTAAAATCCTCATacagttaaaataataaattagttTGAATCTGCCACATAACTCCTACCTTTTTCATGGTGctccattattaaaaaaaaaaaaaaaaaaagaaaaaatcaggagAAATGAAGGGCATGCCCATTTATGGCGTTTCTTAGCTATGAACCTAAGTAATCTAAATTCAAATTCTTATTCCTGTTCAAGAAAGATCTTGATTAATGAAATACTCTTAACTACTATGTATTAAACTACCTTAAAAAAAGCCCTGAGCCCAGTTGTTCTATGACTACAGAGGTAATCTTCAGTCTACAAAACACACATGGTCCAGGACAGTAAATGGCCTCCTTCTAGCATACCGTGAAGCACTGAGAGAGAATAATGCAGCCCTGGCTCAGCTCATTAGGCTGGTATCTCCTTCTTGAAGCATGGTAACTACACAGAGATGTCACAGGACACAGAAATGTGATGAGGAATTGCCTTCTTTAGCTAAAAAAATAACTTCCTGTTTCAGTCTTCCTTGGTCCCTCCTTATTGCTCTGGCGTGCTTTTTGCAAGGGAAGAGTGCAGGTATCAGAAAAGGTTTTTATCTCATGAAACCAGCTGtgggctcttctcccagtgaCCCAGGTGCTGGCTGAGAGTGCTGACCCTCGCAGCGGGCAGTGCCATACCAGCAGATTGCTCCTTTCCCACTGCAGACCACAGCACCATTCACTGTCGCTCTTGGATATTCAGAGAAGTGTTGGTGCAGCAACCTCATCCTCTCTGCAGCCTTGTGCTGCAGCATGCATAAGCCCCTTGCCGTACTGTCAGCTCGGACTTCTGTGTATATTCACATATGAGTTGTTACTAATGCCATAAAAATCCCTTGGATTCCTCTAAATGGAAGAGGAGGAAATGCTTTTCCCCTCAACCTTGGAAAGGCCATACGACCTTGTGGCCACTACCCTAATCAAGTAGGCTGAGAAAGAGGATCTGCTCTGGGTAGAAATGATGTAGGCAGGTAGAAGGAGATTGTGTGGGAGTAACTGAGGAGTAGAAGTTCCCATTTCAAGCATTACCTTATGAAGTAACTCATATTACAGCTCCTGTTACTGTATTTAGAGATACACATTGTTTAGGCTTACAAACAGAACCATCAGCAagatatattatttaaaaaatatattattaaaacaaaaccataaaactaCAGTATTCTCAAGCAGTCCCTCCTCTTTTTCCTACGTATGTTTCAGTCAGTAAAAATGCTGTGACAAATTGGGAGGAAAACCACTTTGTTATATGTAATATTATTATATGAAGCTTgattttcttgtttgtgtttttgttcctGTTTGTCTGGATACctccaaataaatgaaaatggagCTATTTGATGAAAGGACCAGACAGACTTGTAGGAGTTGTAACACAGGACGTGGGTGGAAAAGGGGAAGCCAAGCTCCTGAAGCTGATGGCACAACACTGGTGAGGAATCCCGAGTCCTCGTGGAGGAATTAGCTCAGCCCAGGAGGCAGGTGAAAGGCAAATTGAAGAGGTTAATTGGAAATGAGCAGTAAATGCTTCTTAACTTCTACATGCCCAATCTGGCTgtctttttctctgttctttccaCCTCTTCccctttctatttttatttttacctttctttctttgtcttttcctctttgtttcactGGATTTTCTCCATCTGCCTTGTGCAAAGGCTTCCCTCTGCTGTCCTGCTGCCCCTTCTTGCTCTCACACAGCAGCTCCGTGCACAAGGACTCCATTTATCTTGTAACTTCTTCTGACCTACAACCTGCAAACCATTCTGAAGTTGTTTCCCTTATATGTTACTATTTTAACCCATACATGTTCTTCAAAGTCTCTTCAGATTTATGAGATTTTTGACATGCCACACCCAAGCTCCTGACAGCAGTCTCACCAGAATTCCCTTTCCCTAGCCATTCAGCCTGTTGCCCACTCAAACACAAGCTGTAGGCTCAGCAGCTGTAAGCCCAAGATGAAGAGATAATCATTCTTACATTTCCCCAACTCCTAAATTCAAAGCGTGAGCTTTGCTTAGAGTATTTTCTGAGACAGCTGTGTCAGAAAATACTTTTCTTGAATTCAATAGATACAGCAAATACAGAATCCATAATTTTCTATTAAAATCACATTTACTCCAACAGTGATCTGAACAGCAGCAGCTTCAGGCATGGATCGAGTCCTCCCAGCAGTCTGTGTACAAAAGTAAGCTGGGGACGTGTCTCACCCACACTTGACCCAACCCCAGGAGATGCTGAAGGCCTCCAGTGAACTGGAAGCTGGAAGTGGTGAGTCTGTTCAAAACCAGGGACTTTCAGCGGGTAGTGCATACTCTCTTATTGTGCAGCAACCAATATCAAACAAGGTGAACGCCAGATAAACATCTGTGCTGGCAACAATTTCTGTTCAGTCTTGTCATAGCAAAACAAGCAAACTATGAGCTTTGAGACTGATTGTGCATTTTGTTTTGGAGTAGGATGTCACAACTGCATTTACCCTCCATGCTTCCACACTGTCTCCAAATGAAGTTTAGGATCTTTTTCTCACCGTGCATCCGAAGAGTATTTACAGGGAAGGGTAGAGTTAAACAGTTTCTTGGAGAAGCTTGTTGTACGCCAGGGTATTGCTCATTGCTATTGCATTTTTCAGGCACTGCCAAAAGTAGGGCTGAGATCGGGGGTTAGTTGGCCATTCCAGGACAGAATTTCTGCACAGCCTCTTCCTCAGCCGGACGTAGCGGGACTTCTGCAAAACCTTCTCCAGAAATATCAAGATAATGACATCTATTTTTTCATCTAGAAGCCGCTGGTGGGCCATGTAAAATGTTGTCTTGAAACTACCGCTTTGAATGTACTTGTTGGTCAGCACAAATATGGTCTTTTTGCTCAGCTGAATGCTCTGAGAAAGGTTGACAAAGACTGGCTGTCCTGGCAGCCAGTCCCTCTCTTCCAGGCACAAATTGAACTGTCTGGCTTTTTGATCTTCCAACCTTTCAACCAGTTCAGTCAgcacccactcattcacagctgGATCTTCATTGTCATAGGCAATAAATGCATCATAGCAAGCCTCTGGTAAAGACAAACGCCGATAGCCTTTCAGCTTGGCAGCGCAGTAATGGTAACTATACCACACATCCCAGAAATAGAGGTGGCTTGTCACTGTGAACACCATGAAGCCAAGCACAGTTGCAGCTGATAGAGCATACAGGACCAAATACGAGGTGTCCAGCTCGCAGGTATACAggtccaacaaaaccaggctcctTCCCTTATGTGCCCCTGGGCCAGCACAGGTCACATCTGTGGCCAGAAGAGGAATAGTCACTTGAGTCTGGTTGATccaccaaacaaaccacacagcaTCACAATTGCACTTGAAAGGATTGCCATGCAAAAGCAGCATCCTCAGGTTGTTAATGACATTTTCAGGGAAGCTCGATTTCTTGATTATTTGGATCATGTTCGAGCTGAGGTCCAGGTATTTCAATTGAAAAGCGCTTCTGAGAAAATATTTGGTTAGCCGTTGAATACGATTGTTTCGGAGCATCAGTTCTTGCAGCACTGGAGAGCAATTGGACAGTTCTCGGGGAACAGTAGTCAGAAGGTTATTGCTGAGGTCCAGAGTTACTAGTCTCTTCAGATTCTGAAGGCTTCTCCAGCTGAAAGTCTTCAGCCGGTTATTGGTTAAGTTGAGGACCTTGAGTTCTGGAGGCATAGCTTCAAAAACACCGGTGGGCAAAAAACTGAGTGAGTTGAAGGAAATGTCCAGTTGTTCCAGGCTGGTCATATTCTTGAAGAACGAGAAGTACCTGGAATTACCATCCATCCATAAAACATCTAAACGATTTCCTCTGAATTCTAAAATCTTGAGAGACTGGCTTTCCATTCCTGTGCTAATAGAGGTAGAAATCCCATTCTCATTCATCATCAGCTTCTTCAGACGAGGCAAGTTTTTCATAAAACTAAGCACGTGAGTAACACCTTCTGCCAGAAAATAATGCTCATTATTGCTTATGTCTAGTATTTCTAAAAGTTGTAGCTCTTTGAATGCAGTTGAGTATAGCAAGTCAATCCTGTTGTTAGAAAAATCCAGATATTTCAATCCAGACAGGTAGTAGAATTCACTTCCATTTAAAGTTTGACTTATTGCATTACCTGACAAGTTGAGACATTTGAGGGATCTAAGTCCCTGGAAGTCTGAGGGATTTATAAAAAATATGTTGTTCCTGCTTAAATCCAGAGTTTCTCCATATTTCAGGCACTCTTCCTTAACTAATGATCGAGAGGAAGCAGCCTCTTTGTCTTTGGACCTGCAACTTCTCCCATACTCATCATACCTGAAATAATGCATCTCTTGTAATACTTGCCTGTTGTATTGCTCCAATGAAATTCTAGGATTAGTGCAAAACCCATTAAAGTTGCTTTCATCTGAGGAAGGAGAAATTTTATTCACTGAGAGGTCTATGAGTTTAAGAGCTTGGAATTCTTTAAACACTCTCAGGTCAGCTACTTTAATAAAATTAGTCCCGAGATCCAACACTGTTAAGTTTCTAAGACCGTGCAATGGAACTAGATTTTCCTCTCTAAGTTCTTTGAAGACATATCCCTTGAGCCGCAGAATTTCCAGGTTAGAGAGGAAGGAAAACGTCTTAGAAAGATTCAAGAATGGAGAATAGACCTTCACTTCAAAATTAAAAGACAGATCGAGCACTACAAGGCTGGGGATAAACTTCAAAAACTGAGCATCTCCAATCTCCTTCATAAGGAAATTTTGGGAGAGGTCAAGCTCCTTGAGATTCCTAATGTTTTTAAACCAAACGCTGGGTATGCTCTGAAGAGAGTTACTGTGAAGCCGCAAAATTCTTAAATTTTTCAAGGAATAAAAAGCGTTTGAGTGTATCTCAATTGTACCCTTGGGGCAAGGAGTACAAGGATATGGGGCATTATAGCAACGTGGGCAATTACCACTAAGGTCAAGAATTTCTAGGTTGTGAAGGGCACTTAAATCGTGGTCTTGAACCACTTGAATCATGTTATTGTAAATATACAATTCCTTCAAAGTAGATGACAAATTGGGTGGAATCTGAGTTAAGTTGTTAGACTTCAGGGATAGTATTGTTAATTTTTTCAGCtccagaaaggctgttttttcaaTTTCAAAGGAAACATTGCATGGGTTACGGTAGTAACAGTTCTGTCCCAGATACAGTACCTCTATGTTTCCTAGCTCTGACAAATTGGTTTTTTGGATAGAAAATATATGGTTTGCTTCCAGGCTCAGCAGACTTAAAGTAGCAGGGAGACCCCGGGGTATTTCCAACAGCTGGTTTGCATCCAAATACAATGACTTCAGTCTTGTCAGGGCAGCAAAACTGCCATTCTCAATCTTCGGTCTCATGATGCACACTTTGTCTTTGGGCCCCATTCTGGCAGGCACACAGTTGCATCTGAAGTCAATCTCCATGAGGTTTTCAAGATGAGCAAAGGAGGTTGGATTGATATGGGGGATATGGTTAATATTCAGGGTAAGGTTGGTAGCATTTGCAGGAATCCCTCTGGGGACTTCAGTGAGACGTCGATCAGTGCAGTCCACTGTCACAGCACCTTCAGAGGCTTTAACATCACAGGGCAAACTTCTGGGAAACCAAGATCCTGACAGAAGTATCGGAAATAAGAAGAGCAAGACCAACTGCAATGTCTTTGGCTCTTCTGCACGAAGTACCTAAAAATAAGGAAATAGGGAAGTATTAATTTACTGCAATGAAAACATCTCATAGTCCATCATATCAATCACGTACTTGCTCAGGTCAAATATACAGCTAGCCTGTGGTCCATTCTCTTACACTAGCTAAAAGTGAAAGCATGTGTGGGATTTTAAGTTTGGGGAAGGCATATTTCCTCAAATTCTTTCTTTACTGTCTTACCACTAAGTATTGTAGTATTAAGATAAATATCACTCTCTAATAATGAATCTTTAAAACAAATCTACTGAAAAAATTACAAGGGCTGTGATTAAAGGTTACATTgctgttaattttcttttccttaatggAGAAACAAGGAGCGTTAAACTTCTAGCAGGTTGCTGTTGTATGATTGTGTAAATGAGCAAAGTTAATTATTCGATGCAtatgaaagacagagaaaatCTCTAGTCACTTTTGTGTGTTTAAGTGGTGttgcaggtcactaaccatttctccTTGGAGTATGTGGGGCTCAGTCTGTTCCCTGtgtctgtcttccagctcagctgGCTGGGTACCCTGAGAACAAGCAGtcttactgttaaagactgaagcaaagaaagcattaagtaCCTCATTCTCTTCCTTAGCTTTtttcactatgtttccccctgcatccaataagggatggagattctccttagctctccttttgttgttaatgtatcaaaaaataaacaaatatataaataaaacccaCAATTTTTTGTCATCTTTTACTGCATAGCCAAATTAacttctagttgggctttggcctttctaattttctccctgcatagcttcACAGCATCTTTGtggtcctcctgagttgcctgccccttcGTCCAAAGGTCGTAAACTCTCCTTTTCTTCCTGACTTTCAGCCAATGCTCTCCATTTAGCCAGGCCAACCTTTGTCCCCATGTGCTGGAAGATGAGCCACTCCTGCGCCTTtaaatttccttcttgaagagtatcCAGCTTTCATGGACTCCTTTGCCTTCAGAACTTCTTCGCATGAGGCTCTGCCAACCAGGCACTTAAACAGGCCAAAGTCTgtccttcagaagtccaaagtagcaattctgctaaCCCTCCTCCTTATTTCTCCAAGAATGGAAAGCTCTCTCATTTCATGATcgctatgcccaagatgacctccaaccatcacatcacccagaagtccttctctgttcataaAAAACAGGTCCATTGGGGCACCTTGCCTAGCTGGCTCACTAActagctgtgtcaggaagttgtcttccatacactccaggaatctcctagactgtttcctctctgctggatTGCATTTCCTACAGACAACTGATAAGTTAAATTCCTCAATGAGAACAAGGGTTAGCAATTGTGatacttctcccagctgcttatAGAGTATTTCATCTGTCTCTTCATCCTGGTTCAGTTTTTGGTAACAGACTCCAGCATAACTGCCTTGTTGACCTTTCCCTCAGTTCTTACTCATAAATACTCAACtgtttcatcatcatcatcaagctCTAGGCAGTCAAAACACTCCCTACCCCAGCACCTCTTCTTCCATGCCTATCACTTTTGAAGAGTTTagagccatccattgcagcattTCAGTTATacaagtcatcccaccatgtttctgtgactgCATTATATCAGTTTTCCAACTGCACAGTGGCTTCCAACTCCTCctctttgttgcccatgctgtgtgcattggtgtagagGCACTTTAGTTGGGCTATTTATCCTGCCATCTTCTTTGGTGGAGAAGCCCTGACTCCTATGTGAAGTGCTATGGTGCTTTCTTCTTTTCAGCAGATCCTCAGAACAAAGGCAATGTAGTTAAATATTGCAGTTGGTAGCCATGACTATCATTCATAGTGTTTCTCAGAGAAAGCTCACCTGGACTAAGCAGGCCATGATGTGAATTcacatttcattattttcaaCTCTTGTGACGTTATTTGTTGAGAATCAAAATAACCTTCATTtggttttgtcctggttttgttggaaataagtttctcttttagtgaatttgcctgtcagctaaagctttcatattagctgcattttcctggaaaaccagatacatgttttggtagacatagcaatggaatgcaaggtta
Proteins encoded in this region:
- the TLR7 gene encoding toll-like receptor 7, with translation MVLRAEEPKTLQLVLLFLFPILLSGSWFPRSLPCDVKASEGAVTVDCTDRRLTEVPRGIPANATNLTLNINHIPHINPTSFAHLENLMEIDFRCNCVPARMGPKDKVCIMRPKIENGSFAALTRLKSLYLDANQLLEIPRGLPATLSLLSLEANHIFSIQKTNLSELGNIEVLYLGQNCYYRNPCNVSFEIEKTAFLELKKLTILSLKSNNLTQIPPNLSSTLKELYIYNNMIQVVQDHDLSALHNLEILDLSGNCPRCYNAPYPCTPCPKGTIEIHSNAFYSLKNLRILRLHSNSLQSIPSVWFKNIRNLKELDLSQNFLMKEIGDAQFLKFIPSLVVLDLSFNFEVKVYSPFLNLSKTFSFLSNLEILRLKGYVFKELREENLVPLHGLRNLTVLDLGTNFIKVADLRVFKEFQALKLIDLSVNKISPSSDESNFNGFCTNPRISLEQYNRQVLQEMHYFRYDEYGRSCRSKDKEAASSRSLVKEECLKYGETLDLSRNNIFFINPSDFQGLRSLKCLNLSGNAISQTLNGSEFYYLSGLKYLDFSNNRIDLLYSTAFKELQLLEILDISNNEHYFLAEGVTHVLSFMKNLPRLKKLMMNENGISTSISTGMESQSLKILEFRGNRLDVLWMDGNSRYFSFFKNMTSLEQLDISFNSLSFLPTGVFEAMPPELKVLNLTNNRLKTFSWRSLQNLKRLVTLDLSNNLLTTVPRELSNCSPVLQELMLRNNRIQRLTKYFLRSAFQLKYLDLSSNMIQIIKKSSFPENVINNLRMLLLHGNPFKCNCDAVWFVWWINQTQVTIPLLATDVTCAGPGAHKGRSLVLLDLYTCELDTSYLVLYALSAATVLGFMVFTVTSHLYFWDVWYSYHYCAAKLKGYRRLSLPEACYDAFIAYDNEDPAVNEWVLTELVERLEDQKARQFNLCLEERDWLPGQPVFVNLSQSIQLSKKTIFVLTNKYIQSGSFKTTFYMAHQRLLDEKIDVIILIFLEKVLQKSRYVRLRKRLCRNSVLEWPTNPRSQPYFWQCLKNAIAMSNTLAYNKLLQETV